One window from the genome of Bacillus kexueae encodes:
- a CDS encoding ArsR/SmtB family transcription factor, giving the protein MNREEHSFLAEETVEEASRIFKALGDPTRIRMLYLLSQEECSVNHIAEVLGLTQSAVSHQLSFLRNLRLVKYRREGNSFYYTYDDEHVVSILKQVINHIEHE; this is encoded by the coding sequence ATGAATCGAGAAGAGCATTCGTTTTTAGCAGAGGAGACGGTGGAGGAGGCTTCGCGTATTTTTAAAGCACTTGGTGATCCGACTCGAATAAGAATGTTGTATTTGCTGTCACAAGAAGAATGTTCTGTAAATCATATCGCAGAGGTATTAGGGTTAACGCAATCAGCAGTTTCGCATCAGCTAAGCTTTTTGCGGAACTTACGATTGGTGAAATATCGTCGTGAAGGAAATTCATTTTATTACACGTATGACGATGAGCATGTCGTATCTATCTTAAAGCAAGTGATCAATCATATTGAGCATGAATAG
- a CDS encoding transposase, translating into MGKIRKTYDVKFKKKAVDLYLKEGIGYVTVAKELGIHHSMVQRWVKHYEQEGMKGLEEKRGKAKGPGKGRPRTRPEDPETKIKRLEAEVEMLKKLLKM; encoded by the coding sequence ATGGGAAAAATACGAAAAACCTATGATGTAAAGTTTAAAAAGAAAGCTGTGGATTTATATTTAAAAGAGGGCATTGGCTATGTAACGGTGGCGAAAGAACTAGGGATTCATCATTCCATGGTACAGCGATGGGTGAAACACTATGAACAGGAAGGAATGAAAGGGCTGGAGGAAAAGCGAGGAAAGGCCAAAGGACCAGGCAAAGGAAGACCGAGAACTCGTCCAGAAGATCCTGAAACGAAAATCAAACGCCTTGAGGCGGAAGTAGAGATGCTAAAAAAGCTCTTAAAGATGTGA